One region of Dissulfurirhabdus thermomarina genomic DNA includes:
- the cobS gene encoding adenosylcobinamide-GDP ribazoletransferase, which produces MKAALLALQFLTVVSIAPRLEAGAADLRRSLAFFPAVGLLLGGLLAGFDWAARGLWPSPVVGAMEAAWLALLTRGLHMDGLADTADGLASGFDAARSLEVMRDSRSGALGVLAVVLVLLLKATGLAALSAGGAATGFFCLVPCLARWGINVLGALSPYARPGEGLGRAFTGAGAARALPAAGLTALGAAYLLGGAAGLAAFAGVTVLSAAAAAWFRHRLGGVTGDVLGAHAEVTEVVLVLLFCRLSGG; this is translated from the coding sequence ATCAAGGCGGCCCTGCTCGCACTCCAGTTCCTGACCGTTGTCTCCATTGCCCCCCGGCTCGAGGCCGGGGCGGCCGATCTCCGGCGATCCCTGGCCTTCTTCCCGGCGGTGGGCCTCCTGCTCGGGGGGTTGCTCGCCGGGTTCGACTGGGCGGCCAGGGGCCTGTGGCCGAGCCCGGTGGTGGGGGCCATGGAGGCGGCCTGGCTGGCCCTTCTCACCCGGGGCCTCCACATGGACGGGTTGGCCGACACCGCCGACGGCCTGGCCTCCGGCTTCGACGCGGCCCGGTCCCTCGAGGTGATGCGGGACAGCCGAAGCGGGGCCCTGGGCGTCCTGGCCGTGGTCCTCGTGCTGCTGCTCAAGGCCACGGGGCTTGCCGCGCTCTCCGCCGGGGGAGCGGCCACGGGCTTCTTCTGCCTGGTGCCCTGCCTGGCGCGGTGGGGCATCAACGTCCTCGGGGCGCTTTCCCCCTACGCCCGCCCGGGGGAGGGGCTGGGACGGGCCTTCACCGGGGCCGGCGCGGCCCGGGCGCTGCCGGCGGCGGGGCTCACGGCCCTCGGGGCGGCCTATCTCCTGGGGGGAGCGGCGGGCCTGGCGGCCTTCGCCGGGGTCACGGTCCTGAGCGCGGCGGCGGCGGCCTGGTTCCGGCACCGGCTCGGCGGGGTGACGGGGGACGTCCTCGGCGCCCACGCGGAGGTGACGGAGGTGGTCCTGGTCCTGCTTTTCTGCCGGCTTTCGGGGGGATGA
- a CDS encoding CD1871A family CXXC motif-containing protein — MSRRHRIGSWVVLGLSLAALVQGLLAGEAEVLWRKAITVCLSCIGIG; from the coding sequence GTGAGCCGCCGTCACCGAATCGGGTCCTGGGTGGTGCTCGGCCTGTCCCTGGCGGCCCTGGTCCAGGGGCTCTTGGCCGGGGAGGCCGAAGTGCTGTGGCGAAAGGCGATCACCGTGTGCCTGAGCTGTATCGGGATCGGGTAG
- a CDS encoding XTP/dITP diphosphatase, with product MSLERRIVLATHNPGKVRELAAILGDLGLRVESLAGHPEVPEVVEDGATFLENALKKARTVASATGCLALADDSGLVVDALGGAPGVHSARYAGEDADDDANNRKLLAELAGVPEAARTARFVCVVAVADPSGAWTSAEGTCEGRIAPAPAGSGGFGYDPVFYVPELGATMAEVPPEVKNRISHRAAALATLKPRLEAFLREGAEG from the coding sequence GTGAGCCTCGAAAGGCGCATCGTCCTCGCCACGCACAACCCCGGCAAGGTCCGGGAACTGGCGGCGATCCTGGGGGATCTCGGGCTCCGGGTGGAATCCCTCGCCGGGCACCCGGAAGTCCCGGAGGTGGTGGAGGACGGCGCCACCTTCCTGGAAAACGCCCTCAAGAAGGCCCGGACCGTGGCCTCTGCCACGGGGTGCCTCGCCCTCGCCGACGACTCCGGCCTCGTGGTGGACGCCCTCGGCGGGGCGCCGGGGGTCCACTCCGCCCGGTACGCCGGGGAAGACGCCGACGACGACGCCAACAACCGGAAACTCCTCGCCGAGCTCGCCGGGGTGCCCGAGGCGGCGCGCACCGCCCGGTTCGTCTGCGTGGTGGCGGTGGCCGATCCCTCCGGCGCCTGGACCAGCGCCGAGGGGACCTGCGAGGGGCGCATCGCCCCGGCACCCGCCGGGAGCGGGGGGTTCGGATACGACCCGGTCTTCTACGTGCCGGAGCTGGGGGCCACCATGGCCGAGGTGCCCCCGGAGGTCAAGAACCGCATCAGCCACAGGGCCGCGGCACTCGCAACGCTCAAGCCACGGCTCGAGGCCTTTCTCCGGGAGGGCGCCGAGGGGTGA
- the rph gene encoding ribonuclease PH codes for MRRPDGRAHDEVRPITVQHGYLAHAEGSVLYRQGQTWVLCAVTAEAEVPPFLRDSGSGWITAEYAMLPRSTAVRVPREGRAGAVRGRTHEIQRLIGRSLRAVVDLEALGPLTLRVDCDVLQADGGTRTASVTGAFLALRDAVATLLEQGRIDEDPVRDTLAAVSAGIVDGTALLDLDYAEDAAAEVDANFVLTGSGRLVEVQATAEAAPFEWAEFESLAALARFGVEVILARVAS; via the coding sequence ATGCGAAGGCCTGACGGACGCGCCCACGACGAGGTCCGGCCCATCACGGTGCAGCACGGCTACCTCGCCCACGCCGAGGGATCGGTCCTCTACCGCCAGGGGCAGACCTGGGTGCTCTGCGCCGTGACCGCGGAGGCGGAGGTTCCACCCTTTCTCCGCGATTCGGGGTCGGGCTGGATCACCGCGGAGTATGCCATGCTGCCGAGGTCCACGGCGGTTCGTGTGCCGCGGGAGGGGCGGGCCGGCGCCGTCCGGGGCCGCACCCACGAGATCCAGCGGCTCATCGGGCGGTCCCTGCGGGCCGTGGTGGACCTCGAGGCCCTCGGGCCGCTCACCCTCCGCGTGGACTGCGACGTCCTCCAGGCGGACGGCGGCACCCGGACCGCCTCCGTGACCGGCGCCTTCCTGGCCCTGCGGGACGCGGTGGCCACCCTCCTGGAACAAGGGCGGATCGACGAGGATCCCGTCCGGGACACCCTCGCCGCGGTGAGCGCCGGGATCGTGGACGGGACGGCCCTCCTCGACCTGGACTACGCCGAGGACGCCGCCGCGGAGGTGGATGCCAACTTCGTGCTCACCGGCTCCGGCCGCCTGGTGGAAGTCCAGGCCACGGCCGAGGCCGCCCCCTTCGAGTGGGCCGAGTTCGAATCCCTGGCGGCGCTGGCCCGTTTCGGGGTGGAGGTCATCCTCGCAAGGGTCGCGTCGTGA
- a CDS encoding 4Fe-4S binding protein — translation MERLRRWCQVLFALAGNAYWLFPWRAPLYQGPLKKACFPGLNCYSCPAAVGACPLGGLQNALAALRPTLRAGQLQLGGYVAGFLGVVGSLGGRFVCGWICPFGFLQEGLYRLPVPKLGLWRPLRWMPYGFLLVFVVALPLLAVDRLGYGAPYFCKLVCPAGTLEAGLPLLALHPELRAVAGWLFVHKLAVLVALLAWCTMTLRAFCRTICPLGAIYGLFNRVSFLRLRFHPDRCVACGACRTVCPTGVSFFDGVDGPNTPACIRCLRCQATCPTRAVTLEFGPVRAAEETAPEKDHAKA, via the coding sequence GTGGAACGGCTCCGCAGGTGGTGCCAGGTCCTCTTCGCACTGGCCGGGAACGCCTACTGGCTCTTTCCCTGGAGGGCGCCCCTCTACCAGGGACCGCTCAAGAAGGCCTGCTTCCCCGGGCTCAACTGCTATTCCTGCCCGGCGGCGGTGGGGGCCTGCCCGCTGGGCGGCCTTCAGAACGCCCTGGCCGCCCTCCGGCCCACGCTGCGGGCGGGACAACTCCAGCTCGGGGGATACGTGGCCGGGTTCCTGGGCGTGGTGGGGTCCCTCGGCGGGCGCTTCGTCTGCGGCTGGATCTGCCCCTTCGGCTTCCTCCAGGAAGGACTCTACCGGCTGCCGGTCCCCAAGTTGGGGCTCTGGCGCCCCCTCCGCTGGATGCCCTACGGTTTTCTCCTGGTCTTCGTGGTGGCGCTGCCGCTGCTCGCCGTGGACCGCCTGGGCTACGGCGCCCCGTACTTCTGCAAGCTCGTCTGCCCGGCGGGGACCCTCGAGGCGGGGTTGCCGCTCCTTGCCCTCCACCCGGAACTTCGGGCGGTGGCCGGGTGGCTCTTCGTCCACAAGCTGGCGGTCCTCGTCGCCCTGCTCGCCTGGTGCACCATGACCCTCCGGGCCTTCTGCCGGACGATCTGCCCCCTGGGGGCCATCTACGGCCTCTTCAACCGGGTGAGCTTCCTGCGCCTTCGATTCCACCCGGACCGTTGCGTCGCCTGCGGGGCCTGCCGGACGGTCTGCCCCACCGGCGTTTCCTTCTTCGACGGGGTGGACGGGCCCAACACCCCGGCCTGCATCCGCTGCCTCCGGTGCCAGGCGACCTGTCCCACCCGGGCCGTGACCCTGGAGTTCGGCCCCGTCCGGGCGGCCGAAGAGACCGCCCCGGAGAAAGACCATGCGAAGGCCTGA
- a CDS encoding histidine phosphatase family protein, which yields MPGGGEGRATRIWLLRHGAVEAPEGVYYGQMDVPLSDLGRRQSEAAAEGLRGVALDGIFSSDLGRCRYLAELLAKDRPGVPLHLTSDLRELEFGEWSGWHWNDIERRAPHLLARRMADLAAFRPPGGESLGDLLARAWRVVEGIVRGDAGGTFALVGHGGTNRVVLARALGLPLDRVFCLGQDLACLNCLDLFPDGNAVVRLLNGRVPWDAGAREPL from the coding sequence ATGCCCGGCGGAGGGGAGGGACGGGCCACCCGGATCTGGCTCCTGCGCCACGGCGCCGTCGAGGCGCCCGAGGGGGTCTACTACGGCCAGATGGACGTCCCCCTCTCGGACCTCGGGCGCCGGCAGAGCGAGGCCGCCGCCGAGGGGCTCCGGGGCGTGGCCCTGGACGGCATCTTCTCCAGCGACCTCGGCCGGTGCCGGTACCTGGCGGAACTCCTCGCCAAGGACCGGCCGGGGGTGCCGCTCCATTTGACATCGGACCTCCGGGAGCTAGAATTTGGCGAATGGAGTGGATGGCACTGGAACGACATCGAGCGAAGGGCCCCGCACCTCCTGGCCCGGCGGATGGCGGACCTGGCCGCCTTCCGGCCGCCCGGCGGGGAGAGCCTCGGTGACCTCCTGGCACGGGCCTGGCGGGTGGTGGAGGGAATCGTCCGGGGCGACGCCGGCGGGACCTTCGCCCTGGTGGGGCACGGGGGGACCAACCGGGTGGTGCTGGCCCGGGCCCTGGGGCTTCCCCTGGACCGGGTCTTCTGCCTCGGGCAAGACCTCGCCTGCCTCAACTGCCTGGACCTCTTCCCGGACGGCAACGCCGTGGTCCGGCTCCTGAACGGCCGGGTGCCTTGGGACGCAGGCGCCCGGGAACCCTTGTAA
- a CDS encoding TrkH family potassium uptake protein: MRSGTVAVLLGWLLVFLGAALLVPVAVSIYFKDGSYPFFILSSLITILLGVALAGLFRADREIGNREGFAVVALGWIAAAGLGALPFYLSGAVPSYLDAYFEAMSGFTTTGSTILREVEPLGPSLLFWRALTQWLGGMGIIVLSLAILPVLGIGGMQLFQAEMPGPTKDRLSPRIQDTARILWGVYVLLTLAETVLLRLGGMGLFDAVCHSFATMATGGFSTRTASVAAFHSAWVDGVVTVFMVLAGINFTLHHRWLTGHLRPVWRNEELRFYLGVGLAATAICTLVNVGSGTYADWGASFRYGAFQSWSILTTTGFGTADFDRWAPVCRLLLVTLMFLGGMAGSTGGGIKHVRVLLFWKFTRVQVRRLIHPRSVEVIKLDGRPVPDDVMKGVLGFLALYFAVFVAASLVVTWTGVDLVTGTTAVVATLNNIGPGLAGVGPLANFADLPALAKFVLVICMVGGRLELYTLAVLLVPGYWKGLRAPRFRWRRPPGPAEGGRRAAAP, translated from the coding sequence ATGAGATCCGGAACCGTCGCCGTGCTCCTGGGGTGGCTGCTCGTCTTCCTGGGGGCGGCCCTCTTGGTTCCCGTAGCGGTGAGCATATACTTTAAAGATGGATCTTATCCATTTTTTATTTTGTCCTCTTTGATAACTATCCTTTTGGGGGTTGCCCTGGCCGGCCTCTTCAGGGCCGACCGGGAGATCGGCAACCGGGAGGGGTTCGCCGTGGTGGCCCTCGGCTGGATCGCGGCCGCGGGGTTGGGCGCATTGCCCTTCTACCTCTCGGGGGCCGTCCCCTCGTACCTCGACGCCTACTTCGAGGCCATGTCGGGCTTCACCACCACGGGGTCCACGATCCTCCGGGAGGTGGAACCCCTGGGGCCGAGCCTCCTCTTCTGGCGGGCCCTGACCCAGTGGCTGGGGGGCATGGGGATCATCGTCCTCTCCCTGGCCATCCTCCCCGTCCTCGGCATCGGCGGCATGCAGCTCTTCCAGGCCGAGATGCCGGGGCCCACGAAGGACCGGCTCTCGCCCCGGATCCAGGACACCGCCCGCATCCTCTGGGGCGTCTACGTCCTGCTCACCCTCGCGGAGACGGTCCTGCTCCGCCTGGGCGGGATGGGGCTCTTCGACGCCGTCTGCCACTCCTTCGCCACCATGGCCACCGGCGGCTTCTCCACCCGGACCGCCAGCGTGGCGGCCTTTCACAGCGCCTGGGTGGACGGCGTCGTCACGGTCTTCATGGTGCTGGCCGGGATCAACTTCACCCTCCACCACCGGTGGCTCACCGGCCACCTCCGCCCCGTCTGGCGGAACGAGGAGCTGCGGTTCTACCTCGGCGTGGGCCTGGCGGCCACGGCCATCTGCACCCTGGTCAACGTGGGTTCCGGCACCTATGCCGACTGGGGCGCCAGCTTTCGCTATGGCGCCTTCCAATCCTGGTCCATCCTCACCACCACCGGCTTCGGTACCGCCGACTTCGACCGGTGGGCCCCGGTGTGCCGCCTGCTGCTCGTCACCCTCATGTTCCTCGGCGGCATGGCGGGCAGTACCGGCGGCGGGATCAAGCACGTCCGGGTGCTCCTCTTCTGGAAGTTCACCCGTGTCCAGGTCCGCCGCCTCATCCACCCGAGGTCCGTGGAGGTCATCAAGCTCGACGGCCGGCCCGTCCCGGACGACGTCATGAAGGGGGTCCTCGGGTTCCTCGCCCTCTACTTCGCCGTCTTCGTGGCGGCCAGCCTGGTGGTGACCTGGACGGGGGTGGACCTCGTGACCGGGACCACGGCGGTGGTGGCCACCCTGAACAACATCGGGCCGGGGCTCGCCGGGGTGGGGCCCCTGGCCAATTTCGCCGACCTTCCGGCGCTCGCCAAGTTCGTCCTGGTGATCTGCATGGTGGGCGGCCGGCTGGAACTCTACACCCTTGCGGTCCTCCTGGTGCCGGGTTACTGGAAGGGACTGCGGGCCCCCAGGTTCCGGTGGCGGCGTCCGCCGGGCCCGGCCGAGGGCGGCCGGCGGGCGGCGGCCCCCTGA
- a CDS encoding MTH1187 family thiamine-binding protein, which yields MALMDITVVPIGTGSTSVGTYVAELAALLRREGVPFRLTDMGTHVEGPAEELFRLAARLHEAPFAAGARRVTTVVKVDDRRDREVHLGDKVRSVEERLR from the coding sequence ATGGCACTCATGGACATCACCGTGGTCCCCATCGGCACCGGCTCCACCAGCGTGGGGACCTACGTGGCCGAACTGGCGGCACTGCTCCGCCGGGAGGGCGTCCCCTTCCGGCTCACCGACATGGGCACCCACGTGGAGGGCCCGGCGGAGGAGCTCTTCCGGCTCGCGGCCCGGCTCCACGAGGCCCCCTTCGCCGCCGGGGCCCGGCGCGTCACCACCGTGGTGAAGGTGGATGACCGGCGGGACCGGGAGGTCCACCTCGGCGACAAGGTCCGCTCCGTGGAGGAACGGCTGCGGTGA
- the trkA gene encoding Trk system potassium transporter TrkA, with protein MRIVVIGAGAVGRHLCEQLSLEDHEVVLVDRRPDRLRRLGTDLNILTVEGNGASAACLQEAEVHKADLFIAVTDIDEVNLVACIMAGALGVRRRVARVRNEEYLSGDSPLNEHSLGIDLLINPDQAMADEIVRMSSVSEAFEAVDFAHGEVVLLGYAVREESPVAGMSLADLKGLVGLYDFLVVAMVREGVTLIPRGDDVIQPGDRIYLVIKRRDLPALEELLNVRRRAVRKVFIIGGGRVGYRVARALERQKIDVRLVEKDPARCELLAEKLKDTIVLNFDGLEAHELIAEGIDQADLVVTVTHGDTTNILASLLAKHHGAKKCITRITRPDFIPLLGKLGIDVALSARLVAADMILRFVRRGAILSVASLVGSEAEVVELVLTERWSHLGRPLREISFPRGANIGAVVRNGEVIIPSGETVFQPLDRLIVFTLKKAVPEVEAFLSS; from the coding sequence ATGAGGATCGTGGTCATCGGCGCGGGGGCGGTGGGCCGCCACCTCTGCGAACAGCTCTCCCTGGAGGACCACGAGGTGGTGCTCGTGGACCGCCGGCCGGACCGCCTCCGCCGGCTCGGAACCGATCTCAACATCCTCACCGTGGAGGGCAACGGCGCCTCCGCCGCCTGCCTCCAGGAGGCGGAGGTCCACAAGGCGGACCTCTTCATCGCGGTCACCGACATCGACGAGGTCAACCTCGTCGCCTGCATCATGGCGGGGGCCCTGGGCGTCCGCCGGCGCGTGGCCCGGGTCCGGAACGAGGAATACCTCTCCGGCGATTCCCCGCTCAACGAGCACAGCCTCGGCATCGACCTCCTCATCAACCCGGACCAGGCCATGGCGGACGAGATCGTGCGCATGAGCTCGGTCTCGGAGGCCTTCGAGGCCGTCGACTTCGCCCACGGAGAGGTGGTGCTGCTCGGGTACGCGGTCCGGGAGGAGAGCCCGGTGGCCGGGATGTCGCTTGCCGACCTCAAGGGCCTCGTGGGGCTCTACGACTTCCTGGTGGTGGCCATGGTGCGGGAGGGGGTCACCCTGATCCCCAGGGGCGACGACGTCATCCAGCCCGGCGACCGGATCTACCTGGTCATCAAGCGGCGGGACCTCCCGGCCTTGGAGGAACTCCTCAACGTCCGCCGCCGCGCCGTCCGAAAGGTCTTCATCATCGGCGGCGGGCGGGTCGGCTACCGGGTGGCACGGGCCCTGGAACGCCAGAAGATCGACGTTCGGCTGGTGGAGAAGGACCCGGCACGGTGCGAGCTCCTGGCGGAAAAACTCAAGGATACCATCGTCCTCAACTTCGACGGGCTCGAGGCCCACGAGCTCATCGCGGAGGGGATCGACCAGGCCGACCTCGTGGTCACCGTGACCCACGGGGACACCACCAATATCCTGGCGAGCCTCCTCGCCAAGCACCACGGGGCGAAGAAGTGCATCACGCGGATCACCCGCCCCGACTTCATCCCGCTCCTCGGCAAGCTCGGGATCGACGTGGCCCTCTCCGCCCGGCTGGTGGCCGCGGACATGATCCTGCGTTTCGTCCGGCGGGGCGCCATCCTCTCCGTGGCCTCCCTGGTCGGGAGCGAGGCCGAGGTGGTGGAGCTGGTCCTGACCGAGCGCTGGTCGCACCTCGGGCGGCCGCTCCGGGAGATCTCCTTCCCCCGCGGTGCCAACATCGGCGCCGTGGTGCGAAACGGCGAGGTGATCATCCCTTCCGGCGAGACCGTCTTTCAGCCCCTGGACCGCCTCATCGTCTTCACCCTGAAGAAGGCGGTCCCGGAGGTGGAGGCCTTCCTCTCGTCATGA